The Panthera uncia isolate 11264 chromosome C2, Puncia_PCG_1.0, whole genome shotgun sequence genome contains a region encoding:
- the ZBTB38 gene encoding zinc finger and BTB domain-containing protein 38, with amino-acid sequence MTVMSLSRDLKDDLHSDTVLSILNEQRIRGILCDVTIIVEDTKFKAHSNVLAASSLYFKNIFWSHTICISSHVLELDDLKAEVFTEILNYIYSSTVVVKRQETVTDLAAAGKKLGISFLEDLTDRNFSNSPGPYVFCITEKGVVKEEKNEKRHEEPAITNGPRITNAFSIIETENSNNMFSPLDLRASFKKVSDSMRTTSLCLERTDVCHEAEPVRTLAEHSYAVSSVAEAYRSQPVREHDSSSPGKTGKETCEALAAKLKTCRKPKTVSIPQASDSAAENRPPPPATSSEVNQERSPELPAVLPCSKSPNNEGDLRFSKEDENKSSDVPGPPTAEVPPLVYNCSCCSKSFDSSTLLSAHMQLHKPTQEPLVCKYCNKQFSTLNRLDRHEQICMRSSHMPVPGGNQRFLENYPTIGQNGSSFTGPEPLLSENRIGEFSSTGSTLPETDHMVKFVNGQMLYSCVVCKRSYVTLSSLRRHANVHSWRRTYPCHYCNKVFALAEYRTRHEIWHTGERRYQCIFCLETFMTYYILKNHQKSFHAIDHRLSISKKTANGGLKPSVYPYKLYRLLPMKCKRAPYKSYRNSSYENARESSQMNASASGPYVIQNPHSSELPTLNFQDRVNTLTSSPAVPLETSARQDMPASANVQSAEGTKWGEEALKVDLDNNFYSTEVSVSSTENAVSSDLPAGDVPVSSLSGGSENAASVISYSGSAPSVIVHSSQFSSVIMHSNAVAAMTSSSHRAPLDPAGSQPLKDDSKLEPDKAGRVVSRPKSIKEKKKIVPCNKGEVAEESKYVADPGGSLSKTASMKETSKIETYIAKPALPGTSTNSNVAPLCQITVKIGNEAIVKRHILGSKLFYKRGRRPKYQVQEETLPQESDPEANRDSPLGLCQSECVEMNEMFDDASDQDSTDKPWRPYYNYKPKKKSRQLRKMRKVNWKKEHEHRSPSNKCKYPAELDCAVGKAPQEKAFEEEENKEMPKLQCELCDGDKASGAGNQGRPHRHLTARPYACEFCAKQFQSPSTLKMHMRCHTGEKPYQCKTCGRCFSVQGNLQKHERIHLGVKEFICQYCNKAFTLNETLKIHERIHTGEKRYHCQFCFQSFLYLSTKRNHEQRHIWEHDGKGYACFQCPKICKTAAALGMHQKKHLFKSPSQREKVEGDMCHENSNPLENPHVNDSEDNDQKDNVQTIVENVL; translated from the coding sequence ATGACAGTCATGTCCCTTTCCAGGGACCTCAAGGACGACTTGCACAGTGACACAGTGCTCTCCATCTTAAATGAGCAGCGCATTCGGGGCATTTTATGCGATGTCACTATTATTGTGGAAGACACCAAATTTAAAGCCCACAGCAATGTCCTGGCTGCTTCAAgcctttatttcaaaaatatcttttggaGCCATACAATCTGTATTTCCAGCCATGTCCTGGAACTGGATGATCTCAAAGCTGAAGTGTTTACAGAGATCCTTAATTATATCTACAGCTCCACAGTTGTCGTCAAGAGACAGGAAACAGTCACGGATCTTGCAGCTGCAGGGAAAAAGCTGGGAATATCCTTCTTGGAAGACCTTACTGATCGCAACTTCTCAAATTCCCCTGGTCCCTATGTATTCTGCATTACTGAAAAGGGAgtggttaaagaagaaaaaaatgaaaaaaggcacGAAGAACCTGCCATCACCAATGGGCCAAGGATCACAAATGCATTTTCCATCATTGAAACAGAAAATAGTAATAACATGTTCTCTCCACTGGACTTGAGAGCAAGTTTCAAAAAGGTCTCTGACTCCATGAGAACCACCAGCCTCTGCCTGGAGAGGACTGACGTGTGCCACGAGGCAGAGCCCGTCCGCACGCTGGCAGAGCACTCGTATGCCGTTTCCTCCGTGGCCGAGGCATACAGAAGTCAGCCCGTACGTGAACACGACAGCAGTTCGCCTGGTAAAACAGGTAAAGAAACCTGTGAAGCTCTAGCAGCAAAACTGAAAACGTGCCGAAAGCCAAAGACAGTCTCCATACCCCAGGCTTCCGATTCAGCTGCAGAAAATAgaccaccccctccagcaaccagcTCAGAGGTTAATCAGGAAAGAAGTCCAGAGCTGCCTGCCGTTCTTCCTTgttcaaaatctcccaacaacgAAGGAGATCTCCGTTTTTCcaaggaagatgaaaataaatcctCTGACGTCCCTGGGCCGCCGACGGCAGAGGTCCCACCTCTTGTGTACAACTGCAGCTGTTGTTCTAAGTCCTTTGACAGTAGCACTTTGCTCAGTGCCCACATGCAGCTCCACAAGCCAACCCAGGAGCCGTTAGTGTGCAAGTACTGCAACAAGCAGTTCAGCACCCTGAACAGACTGGATCGGCACGAGCAGATTTGTATGAGGTCCAGCCACATGCCTGTTCCCGGAGGAAACCAGCGCTTTTTAGAAAACTATCCAACCATCGGACAGAATGGAAGTTCGTTCACAGGTCCAGAACCGTTGCTCTCTGAAAACAGGATTGGTGAGTTTTCCAGTACCGGAAGTACCTTGCCAGAAACGGACCACATGGTTAAATTTGTTAATGGGCAGATGCTCTACAGCTGTGTTGTATGCAAACGTAGTTACGTGACTTTATCCAGCCTCCGAAGACATGCAAATGTTCACTCGTGGAGAAGAACATATCCGTGTCATTACTGCAACAAAGTATTTGCACTGGCTGAGTACAGGACAAGACATGAAATTTGGCATACAGGGGAGAGGCGCTATCAGTGCATTTTCTGCCTTGAAACTTTCATGACCTATTATATTCTCAAAAACCATCAGAAGTCTTTCCATGCCATAGATCACAGACTTTCCATCAGTAAAAAAACAGCAAATGGAGGCTTGAAGCCTAGTGTGTATCCATATAAACTTTACAGGCTACTGCCTATGAAATGCAAGAGGGCTCCTTATAAGAGCTACCGAAATTCTTCCTATGAAAATGCTCGAGAAAGCAGTCAGATGAATGCGTCAGCATCTGGTCCCTATGTCATTCAGAATCCACACAGCTCTGAGTTACCGACGCTGAATTTCCAAGACCGCGTCAACACCCTCACCAGCAGTCCAGCCGTCCCCTTGGAAACATCTGCACGCCAGGACATGCCCGCTTCTGCCAACGTACAGAGCGCAGAGGGGACCAAGTGGGGAGAGGAAGCACTGAAAGTTGATCTCGACAATAACTTTTATTCTACCGAGGTGTCGGTTTCTTCCACTGAGAATGCTGTCAGTTCTGACCTCCCAGCAGGGGACGTGCCTGTTTCGTCTTTGAGTGGTGGCAGTGAGAACGCAGCCTCTGTGATCAGCTACAGTGGCTCAGCACCCTCGGTCATTGTGCATAGTAGCCAGTTCTCATCAGTGATAATGCACAGCAACGCCGTTGCCGCCATGACCAGCAGCAGCCACAGAGCCCCTTTGGACCCAGCAGGCAGTCAGCCCCTGAAAGACGACAGCAAACTCGAGCCTGACAAAGCGGGCAGGGTCGTCAGCAGACCCAAAAGcattaaggagaaaaagaagatcGTGCCGTGTAACAAGGGGGAGGTAGCAGAGGAGTCCAAATACGTCGCTGATCCCGGAGGGTCATTGAGCAAAACCGCAAGTATGAAAGAAACCAGTAAAATTGAAACCTACATTGCAAAGCCTGCTCTGCCAGGAACCTCCACAAACAGCAACGTGGCGCCCCTTTGCCAGATAACGGTGAAAATCGGAAACGAAGCCATCGTGAAAAGGCACATCCTAGGATCTAAGTTGTTCTATAAAAGAGGGAGAAGACCCAAGTATCAAGTGCAGGAGGAGACCTTGCCACAAGAGAGTGACCCAGAAGCCAACAGAGACAGCCCACTCGGGCTCTGCCAGTCCGAGTGTGTGGAAATGAACGAGATGTTCGATGACGCCAGCGACCAGGATTCCACTGACAAACCTTGGCGTCCTTACTACAACTACAAAcccaaaaagaaatccagacagttgaggaaaatgaggaaggTCAACTGGAAGAAAGAACATGAACACAGGAGCCCAAGCAATAAGTGTAAATACCCAGCAGAACTGGACTGCGCTGTGGGGAAAGCTCCTCAGGAGAAGGCctttgaggaagaagaaaataaagagatgcCCAAGCTGCAGTGCGAACTCTGCGATGGAGACAAAGCCTCGGGGGCCGGCAATCAAGGAAGGCCCCACAGGCATCTCACTGCTAGGCCTTACGCCTGCGAGTTCTGTGCCAAGCAGTTCCAGAGCCCTTCCACGCTCAAGATGCACATGCGGTgtcacactggagagaagccgTACCAGTGCAAGACCTGCGGGCGGTGCTTCTCGGTGCAGGGAAACTTACAGAAACACGAACGCATCCACCTGGGCGTGAAGGAGTTCATCTGTCAGTACTGCAACAAGGCATTCACGTTGAACGAGACGCTCAAAATCCACGAAAGAATCCACACCGGCGAAAAGCGTTACCACTGTCAGTTCTGCTTTCAGAGTTTTTTGTACCTTTCCACAAAAAGGAATCATGAGCAGAGGCACATTTGGGAACATGATGGGAAGGGCTATGCCTGCTTCCAGTGCCCCAAAATTTGCAAAACAGCTGCTGCCCTTGGAATGCACCAGAAGAAACACTTATTCAAGAGCCCAAGTCAGCGGGAGAAAGTCGAAGGTGACATGTGCCATGAGAACTCAAATCCTCTGGAGAACCCACATGTCAATGATTCAGAAGACAATGACCAAAAGGATAATGTGCAAACCATTGTTGAAAATGTCCTTTGA